A window of the Verrucomicrobiia bacterium genome harbors these coding sequences:
- the lepB gene encoding signal peptidase I, translating to MTANPPPLPRRKLSKAIWLLIPLVLIGSTILLLRITGLVRPFKIPTGGMAPAVSPGDHILMEGISYLRHPPAFGDIVVHTADGLPFPKGWFVHRLAGSPGDKIRIQDGHLYINDQLRPLTNSTGEILHLPPPGNAFKMLDLSTNYTVPPDHYFVLGDNSTNSLDSRFWGPLPAKNIKGRIFRCYYPSSRSGPVK from the coding sequence ATGACCGCCAATCCACCACCTTTACCCCGCCGCAAACTCAGCAAAGCCATTTGGCTGCTCATCCCCCTGGTCTTGATTGGCTCCACCATCTTGCTCTTGCGTATCACCGGCTTGGTCCGCCCTTTCAAAATTCCAACCGGCGGCATGGCCCCCGCCGTTTCTCCTGGAGACCACATCCTCATGGAAGGCATCTCCTATCTTCGCCACCCGCCAGCCTTCGGCGATATCGTGGTCCACACCGCTGATGGCCTCCCTTTTCCCAAAGGTTGGTTTGTTCACCGCCTCGCCGGAAGTCCCGGCGACAAAATCCGTATTCAAGACGGACATTTATACATCAACGATCAACTACGTCCCTTGACCAATTCAACAGGCGAAATCCTCCACCTCCCGCCTCCCGGAAATGCGTTCAAGATGCTCGACCTCTCCACAAACTACACGGTACCACCAGATCACTACTTCGTCTTGGGCGACAACTCCACCAACAGTCTCGACAGCCGTTTCTGGGGCCCTCTCCCCGCTAAAAACATCAAAGGCCGCATCTTCCGCTGCTACTACCCGTCATCCCGCAGCGGCCCGGTGAAATGA
- a CDS encoding SGNH/GDSL hydrolase family protein, with the protein MNTWHKLGLLLVATLAAGSFSVSAASAKWEPQKGETIVVLGNTFAERMMSAGYFEAALHAQYPNHNLRVRSMAWSADEISLQPRPYLFGDLKDKLSLPKENVDPKEVWFNGVGADALILCFGMNESFKGEAGLAKFRADLDASVKNHLAQKYNGKTAPRLLLVSPIAHENLGKPLPDGVQHNKDLAKYVKAMSEVAEANGVAFIDLFTPHQDWLKKNAKEKLTFNGIHQTEFGNWVFSQWMAQQLGWFDGKVASSGAKEAESFRDTIAFKNDRFWIHFRAVNGEYIYGRRRQIWAQKVPMISDEEMRRLWQVDEDADKDVFKAKKPLVAQVWAEKPGK; encoded by the coding sequence ATGAATACTTGGCACAAATTGGGTTTGTTGTTGGTCGCCACTTTGGCGGCGGGGTCGTTTTCTGTCTCGGCTGCGTCGGCGAAATGGGAGCCGCAGAAGGGGGAGACGATCGTGGTGCTTGGGAACACGTTCGCGGAGCGGATGATGTCCGCGGGCTATTTCGAGGCGGCGCTGCATGCGCAGTATCCGAATCATAATCTGCGCGTGCGCAGCATGGCGTGGAGTGCGGATGAAATCTCGCTGCAGCCGAGGCCGTATCTCTTTGGTGATCTGAAGGACAAGCTCTCGCTGCCCAAAGAAAACGTGGATCCGAAAGAGGTTTGGTTCAATGGCGTGGGGGCGGATGCGCTCATCTTGTGCTTCGGGATGAATGAGTCGTTCAAGGGTGAGGCGGGCTTGGCGAAGTTTCGTGCGGACTTGGATGCGTCGGTGAAAAATCATCTGGCGCAAAAGTATAATGGGAAGACGGCTCCGAGGTTGTTGCTGGTGTCACCGATCGCGCATGAGAATCTGGGCAAGCCGCTGCCGGATGGCGTGCAGCACAACAAAGATCTGGCGAAGTATGTGAAGGCGATGAGCGAGGTGGCGGAGGCGAATGGCGTGGCGTTCATCGATCTGTTCACTCCGCATCAGGATTGGCTGAAAAAGAATGCGAAAGAAAAGCTGACGTTTAATGGGATTCATCAAACGGAGTTCGGTAACTGGGTGTTCAGCCAGTGGATGGCGCAGCAGCTTGGATGGTTCGATGGCAAGGTGGCGAGCAGTGGGGCGAAGGAGGCGGAGAGTTTCCGCGATACGATCGCGTTCAAGAATGACCGGTTCTGGATCCATTTCCGCGCGGTGAACGGGGAATACATCTATGGGCGTCGCCGCCAGATCTGGGCACAGAAGGTGCCGATGATATCGGATGAGGAGATGCGGCGGCTGTGGCAGGTGGATGAGGACGCAGACAAGGATGTGTTCAAGGCGAAGAAGCCGCTGGTGGCGCAGGTGTGGGCGGAGAAACCGGGGAAATGA
- the nth gene encoding endonuclease III: MPRESFAARHDRTQRIIAGLTETYPNAYCELNHSNSLELLIATILSAQCTDKQVNIVTEQLFKKYHTVQDYADAPPEQFAEDIRRIGLYRAKAKNIQSTCRKLIEHHGGNVPKTMEELTALDGVGRKTANVVLGNAFNINIGVVVDTHVGRLSNRLALTRETDPKKIEQDLMKLIPQSDWCQFSHQLIFHGRRRCYARNPDCPNCEIRTLCPSADKA; encoded by the coding sequence ATGCCTCGCGAGTCCTTCGCCGCCCGACACGACCGCACCCAGCGCATCATCGCCGGGCTGACTGAGACGTACCCGAACGCCTATTGCGAACTGAACCACTCGAACTCACTCGAACTCCTCATCGCCACCATCCTCTCCGCGCAATGCACCGATAAACAGGTCAACATCGTTACCGAACAGCTCTTCAAGAAATACCACACGGTACAGGATTACGCCGACGCCCCACCGGAACAATTCGCCGAGGACATCCGCCGCATCGGCCTCTACCGCGCGAAGGCGAAGAACATCCAGTCCACCTGCCGCAAACTCATCGAGCACCACGGCGGCAACGTCCCCAAGACGATGGAAGAACTCACCGCCCTCGATGGCGTCGGGCGCAAGACCGCGAATGTCGTCCTCGGCAACGCCTTCAATATCAACATCGGTGTCGTGGTCGATACCCACGTAGGCCGCCTCTCCAATCGCCTAGCCCTGACCCGTGAGACCGATCCCAAAAAGATCGAGCAAGACCTCATGAAACTCATCCCGCAGAGCGACTGGTGCCAGTTCAGCCACCAACTCATCTTCCACGGCCGCCGCCGCTGCTACGCCCGCAACCCCGACTGCCCCAACTGCGAAATCCGAACCCTGTGCCCCAGCGCCGACAAAGCCTAA